Proteins encoded by one window of Nicotiana tabacum cultivar K326 chromosome 10, ASM71507v2, whole genome shotgun sequence:
- the LOC107779740 gene encoding uncharacterized protein LOC107779740 isoform X2: MSRLWARFAGLFSSKNFVGADKAGNRYFKRTEELDGIMKEKRWVTFKGEDDPTSIPVEWICWLNGQRKSAPTPEEMAELEARREFIKLNVARLRKEEEERKAKEGKSKATSIGDIIPEASDTQKEVRHARSKETEAEKNMTYRLKQQPLSSEPTGSGESFRPGTWQPPT, encoded by the exons ATGTCGAGATTGTGGGCGAGGTTTGCGGGTTTATTCAGCAGCAAAAATTTCGTAGGAGCAGACAAAGCGGGCAATCGCTATTTTAAGAGGACAGAGGAGCTTGATGGTATCA TGAAGGAAAAGAGATGGGTGACGTTTAAAGGAGAAGATGATCCAACCTCGATTCCAG TTGAATGGATATGTTGGTTGAATGGACAACGGAAGAGTGCTCCAACTCCAGAG GAGATGGCTGAATTGGAGGCCAGAAGGGAATTTATTAAGCTTAATGTTGCTC GTCTCAGGaaggaagaagaggaaagaaAGGCCAAAGAAGGCAAGAGTAAAGCCACAAGCATTG GTGATATAATCCCAGAAGCATCTGATACACAGAAAGAAGTAAG ACATGCTAGATCGAAAGAAACTGAAGCCGAGAAAAATATGACTTATCGTCTCAAACAACAACCACT GTCGTCAGAGCCAACCGGTTCTGGTGAATCCTTTAGACCAGGAACATGGCAACCTCCCACTTGA
- the LOC107779740 gene encoding uncharacterized protein LOC107779740 isoform X1: MSRLWARFAGLFSSKNFVGADKAGNRYFKRTEELDGIMKEKRWVTFKGEDDPTSIPVEWICWLNGQRKSAPTPEEMAELEARREFIKLNVARLRKEEEERKAKEGKSKATSIGKADGPDLKSFVKQFPDASEGDIIPEASDTQKEVRHARSKETEAEKNMTYRLKQQPLSSEPTGSGESFRPGTWQPPT, from the exons ATGTCGAGATTGTGGGCGAGGTTTGCGGGTTTATTCAGCAGCAAAAATTTCGTAGGAGCAGACAAAGCGGGCAATCGCTATTTTAAGAGGACAGAGGAGCTTGATGGTATCA TGAAGGAAAAGAGATGGGTGACGTTTAAAGGAGAAGATGATCCAACCTCGATTCCAG TTGAATGGATATGTTGGTTGAATGGACAACGGAAGAGTGCTCCAACTCCAGAG GAGATGGCTGAATTGGAGGCCAGAAGGGAATTTATTAAGCTTAATGTTGCTC GTCTCAGGaaggaagaagaggaaagaaAGGCCAAAGAAGGCAAGAGTAAAGCCACAAGCATTG GTAAAGCCGATGGTCCAGATTTAAAGAGTTTCGTTAAACAATTTCCAGATGCTTCAGAAG GTGATATAATCCCAGAAGCATCTGATACACAGAAAGAAGTAAG ACATGCTAGATCGAAAGAAACTGAAGCCGAGAAAAATATGACTTATCGTCTCAAACAACAACCACT GTCGTCAGAGCCAACCGGTTCTGGTGAATCCTTTAGACCAGGAACATGGCAACCTCCCACTTGA
- the LOC107779740 gene encoding uncharacterized protein LOC107779740 isoform X3: MVSVMKEKRWVTFKGEDDPTSIPVEWICWLNGQRKSAPTPEEMAELEARREFIKLNVARLRKEEEERKAKEGKSKATSIGKADGPDLKSFVKQFPDASEGDIIPEASDTQKEVRHARSKETEAEKNMTYRLKQQPLSSEPTGSGESFRPGTWQPPT; encoded by the exons ATGGTATCAGTAA TGAAGGAAAAGAGATGGGTGACGTTTAAAGGAGAAGATGATCCAACCTCGATTCCAG TTGAATGGATATGTTGGTTGAATGGACAACGGAAGAGTGCTCCAACTCCAGAG GAGATGGCTGAATTGGAGGCCAGAAGGGAATTTATTAAGCTTAATGTTGCTC GTCTCAGGaaggaagaagaggaaagaaAGGCCAAAGAAGGCAAGAGTAAAGCCACAAGCATTG GTAAAGCCGATGGTCCAGATTTAAAGAGTTTCGTTAAACAATTTCCAGATGCTTCAGAAG GTGATATAATCCCAGAAGCATCTGATACACAGAAAGAAGTAAG ACATGCTAGATCGAAAGAAACTGAAGCCGAGAAAAATATGACTTATCGTCTCAAACAACAACCACT GTCGTCAGAGCCAACCGGTTCTGGTGAATCCTTTAGACCAGGAACATGGCAACCTCCCACTTGA